One part of the Apus apus isolate bApuApu2 chromosome 11, bApuApu2.pri.cur, whole genome shotgun sequence genome encodes these proteins:
- the LOC127389384 gene encoding dual specificity protein kinase CLK1-like, whose protein sequence is MILTSPPRSGSNSVEENCQGHPICQTGDILCARYEVVATLGEGTFGQVVECIDHKEQGRHVAVKIIKEADGSSEEAFAEVRVLRYLRALDPSSTQHCVQMLDWFEHRGHVCIVLELLGLSTFDFMKENGFLPFRLDHIRQMAYQICQAVNFLHVNKLTHTDLKPENILLASSDSTEEYNPSLKCQERRPKHPDIRVGDFGSTTRDDEHHSTVVTTRPFRAPEVILALGWSQPCDVWSIGCILLEYYLGSPIFPVNEDKEHLAMMERILGPLPSDMIKQSRKRGYFHQDRVDLDERSSAGRYVSRWCKPLKAFMTNDGDDHENLFDLIEKMLRYDPAERITLGEALKHPFFLPLRREKRLLPSGAGEPDPGVLPPKKRRKKGRHVAVKIIKEADGSSEEAFAEVRVLRYLRALDPSSTQ, encoded by the exons ATGATCCTGACAAGCCCTCCAAGGAGCGGATCCAACAGCGTGGAGGAGAACTGCCAGGGTCACCCCATCTGTCAGACAGGAGACATCCTCTGTGCAAGAT ATGAAGTCGTTGCTACTTTGGGAGAGGGGACTTTTGGACAGGTTGTGGAGTGCATCGATCACAAGGA gcagggcaggcatgTGGCTGTGAAAATCATCAAGGAGGCTGATGGGAGCTCTGAGGAAGCCTTTGCAGAAGTCCGAGTGCTGCGCTACTTACGTGCCCTGGaccccagcagcacaca gcaCTGTGTCCAGATGCTAGACTGGTTTGAACACCGTGGCCACGTCTGCAtcgtgctggagctgctggggctcagcacctTTGACTTCATGAAGGAGAATGGCTTCCTCCCCTTCAGGCTGGACCACATCAGGCAGATGGCCTATCAGATCTGCCAGGCTGTCAACT TTTTGCACGTCAACAAGTTGACGCACACAGACCTGAAGCCAGAAAACATCTTGCTGGCGTCGTCTGACTCCACGGAGGAGTACAATCCCAGCCT GAAGTGTCAAGAGCGCAGACCCAAGCATCCCGACATCAGGGTTGGGGACTTTGGGAGCACCACACGTGACGATGAACATCACAGCACGGTGGTGACCACGAGACCGTTCCGAGCTCCCGAAGTCATCCTAG ccctgggatggTCACAGCCCTGCGATGTCTGGAGCATAGGATGTATTCTCCTGGAGTACTACCTGGGATCCCCAATCTTTCCG GTCAATGAAGACAAAGAACACCTGGCAATGATGGAGAGAATCCTGGGGCCTTTGCCAAGTGACATGATAAAGCAAAGCAG GAAACGCGGATATTTCCATCAGGACCGGGTGGACTTGGACGAGCGAAGCTCTGCTGGGAGATACGTGTCCCGGTGGTGTAAGCCCCTGAAG GCATTCATGACCAACGACGGAGACGACCACGAGAACCTGTTTGATCTGATTGAGAAGATGCTCCGTTACGACCCAGCAGAGCGAATTACTCTGGGAGAAGCCCTGAAACACCCTTTCTTCCTGCCCCTGAGACGGGAGAAAAGGCTGCTGCCttctggagctggggagcctgACCCAGGAGTCCTTCCCCCAAAGAAGCGGAGAAA
- the LOC127389382 gene encoding dual specificity protein kinase CLK1-like, with product MILTSPPRSGSNSVEENCQGHPICQTGDILCARYEVVATLGEGTFGQVVECIDHKEQGRHVAVKIIKEADGSSEEAFAEVRVLRYLRALDPSSTQHCVQMLDWFEHRGHVCIVLELLGLSTFDFMKENGFLPFRLDHIRQMAYQICQAVNFLHVNKLTHTDLKPENILLASSDSTEEYNPSLKCQERRPKHPDIRVGDFGSTTRDDEHHSTVVTTRPFRAPEVILALGWSQPCDVWSIGCILLEYYLGSPVFPVNEDKEHLAMMERILGPLPSDMIKQSRKRGYFHQDRVHLDERSSAGRYVSRWCKPLKAFMTNDGDDHENLFDLIEKMLRYDPAERITLGEALKHPFFLPLRREKRLLPSGAGEPDPGVLPPKKRRKYRMFVG from the exons ATGATCCTGACAAGCCCTCCAAGGAGCGGATCCAACAGCGTGGAGGAGAACTGCCAGGGTCACCCCATCTGTCAGACAGGAGACATCCTCTGTGCAAGAT ATGAAGTCGTTGCTACTTTGGGTGAGGGGACTTTTGGACAGGTTGTGGAGTGCATCGATCACAAGGA gcagggcaggcatgTGGCTGTGAAAATCATCAAGGAGGCTGATGGGAGCTCTGAGGAAGCCTTTGCAGAAGTCCGAGTGCTGCGCTACTTACGTGCCCTGGaccccagcagcacaca gcaCTGTGTCCAGATGCTAGACTGGTTTGAACACCGTGGCCACGTCTGCAtcgtgctggagctgctggggctcagcacctTTGACTTCATGAAGGAGAATGGCTTCCTCCCCTTCAGGCTGGACCACATCAGGCAGATGGCCTATCAGATCTGCCAGGCTGTCAACT TTTTGCACGTCAACAAGTTGACGCACACAGACCTGAAGCCAGAAAACATCTTGCTGGCGTCGTCTGACTCCACGGAGGAGTACAATCCCAGCCT GAAGTGTCAAGAGCGCAGACCCAAGCATCCCGACATCAGGGTTGGGGACTTTGGGAGCACCACACGTGACGATGAACATCACAGCACGGTGGTGACCACGAGACCGTTCCGAGCTCCCGAAGTCATCCTAG ccctgggatggTCACAGCCCTGCGATGTCTGGAGCATAGGATGTATTCTCCTGGAGTACTACCTGGGATCCCCAGTCTTTCCG GTCAATGAAGACAAAGAACACCTGGCAATGATGGAGAGAATCCTGGGGCCTTTGCCAAGTGACATGATAAAGCAAAGCAG GAAACGCGGATATTTCCATCAGGACCGGGTGCACTTGGACGAGCGAAGCTCTGCTGGGAGATACGTGTCCCGGTGGTGTAAGCCCCTGAAG GCATTCATGACCAACGACGGAGACGACCACGAGAACCTGTTTGATCTGATTGAGAAGATGCTCCGTTACGACCCAGCAGAGCGAATTACTCTGGGAGAAGCCCTGAAACACCCTTTCTTCCTGCCCCTGAGACGGGAGAAAAGGCTGCTGCCttctggagctggggagcctgACCCAGGAGTCCTTCCCCCAAAGAAGCGGAGAAAGTATCGGATGTTTGTTGGATAG
- the LOC127389383 gene encoding dual specificity protein kinase CLK1-like — protein MILTSPPRSGSNSVEENCQGHPICQTGDILCARYEVVATLGEGTFGQVVECIDHKEQGRHVAVKIIKEADGSSEEAFAEVRVLRYLRALDPSSTQHCVRMLDWFEHRGHVCIVLELLGLSTFDFMKENGFLPFRLDHIRQMAYQICQAVNFLHVNKLTHTDLKPENILLASSDSTEEYNPSLKCQERRPKHPDIRVGDFGSTTRDDEHHSTVVTTRPFRAPEVILALGWSQPCDVWSIGCILLEYYLGSPIFPVNEDKEHLAMMERILGPLPSDMIKQSRKRGYFHQDRVHLDERSSAGRYVSRWCKPLKAFMTNDGDDHENLFDLIEKMLRYDPAERITLGEALKHPFFLPLRREKRLLPSGAGEPDPGVLPPKKRRKYRMFVG, from the exons ATGATCCTGACAAGCCCTCCAAGGAGCGGATCCAACAGCGTGGAGGAGAACTGCCAGGGTCACCCCATCTGTCAGACAGGAGACATCCTCTGTGCAAGAT ATGAAGTCGTTGCTACTTTGGGAGAGGGGACTTTTGGACAGGTTGTGGAGTGCATCGATCACAAGGA gcagggcaggcatgTGGCTGTGAAAATCATCAAGGAGGCTGATGGGAGCTCTGAGGAAGCCTTTGCAGAAGTCCGAGTGCTGCGCTACTTACGTGCCCTGGaccccagcagcacaca gcaCTGTGTCCGGATGCTAGACTGGTTTGAACACCGTGGCCACGTCTGCAtcgtgctggagctgctggggctcagcacctTTGACTTCATGAAGGAGAATGGCTTCCTCCCCTTCAGGCTGGACCACATCAGGCAGATGGCCTATCAGATCTGCCAGGCTGTCAACT TTTTGCACGTCAACAAGTTGACGCACACAGACCTGAAGCCAGAAAACATCTTGCTGGCGTCGTCTGACTCCACGGAGGAGTACAATCCCAGCCT GAAGTGTCAAGAGCGCAGACCCAAGCATCCCGACATCAGGGTTGGGGACTTTGGGAGCACCACACGTGACGATGAACATCACAGCACGGTGGTGACCACGAGACCGTTCCGAGCTCCCGAAGTCATCCTAG ccctgggatggTCACAGCCCTGCGATGTCTGGAGCATAGGATGTATTCTCCTGGAGTACTACCTGGGATCCCCAATCTTTCCG GTCAATGAAGACAAAGAACACCTGGCAATGATGGAGAGAATCCTGGGGCCTTTGCCAAGTGACATGATAAAGCAAAGCAG GAAACGCGGATATTTCCATCAGGACCGGGTGCACTTGGACGAGCGAAGCTCTGCTGGGAGATACGTGTCCCGGTGGTGTAAGCCCCTGAAG GCATTCATGACCAACGACGGAGACGACCACGAGAACCTGTTTGATCTGATTGAGAAGATGCTCCGTTACGACCCAGCAGAGCGAATTACTCTGGGAGAAGCCCTGAAACACCCTTTCTTCCTGCCCCTGAGACGGGAGAAAAGGCTGCTGCCttctggagctggggagcctgACCCAGGAGTCCTTCCCCCAAAGAAGCGGAGAAAGTATAGGATGTTTGTTGGATAG